A single region of the Nicotiana sylvestris chromosome 6, ASM39365v2, whole genome shotgun sequence genome encodes:
- the LOC138870385 gene encoding uncharacterized protein: protein MAIDMNVQEFLVIGNLDLLIHQVREEWATKNFKIPPYLHHVQELRKRSTNMEFQHVPRVKNEFADALATLSSMIQHLEKNFIDPILVKIHDQPAYCAHIEEEANGKPCGGILYRRTPDLGLLRCVGTREASKLPEKIHAGTCGPHMNGFVLAKKILREGKPASNGHPGRSDPAPVPTAISNLNNSHKPSTHPVLDITSVLEKSPTAYSADGF from the exons atggccattgacatgaacgttcaagagtttCTAGTGATTGGAAATttagacttacttatacatcaggtacgagaagaatgggcaaccaagaacttcAAGATACCCCCGTATCTACATcacgtacaggaattgagaaagaggtccACAAAtatggaattccagcatgttcctagagtcaagaatgagtttgccgatgcattggccaccctgtcatctatgatacaacacttagaaaagaacttcattgatcccattctagtgaaaatccatgatcagccagcctaTTGTGCCCATATTGAAGAAGAAGCAAACGgaaagccctg tggaggaatcctgtataggaggactcctgatttgggattactaaggtgtgtcggtACAAGGGAAGCATCCAAGTTGCCAGAgaaaattcatgctgggacctgcggtccccatatgaacggttttgtcttagcaaagaagatactccgagaag gtaaaccggcaagcaatggccatcccggcaggagcgatcccgctccagttcccacagccatatcaaaccttaacAATTCCCACAAGCCGTCCACTCATCCTGTCTTGGATATTACGTctgttcttgaaaagtctccaacggcatactccgccgacggattcTGA